A portion of the Corynebacterium occultum genome contains these proteins:
- the lpdA gene encoding dihydrolipoyl dehydrogenase translates to MSEHYDVVVLGAGPGGYVAAIRASQLGKKVAVVEKQYWGGVCLNVGCIPSKALLKNAEVAHTFNHEAKTFGISGEVSFDFGVAHGRSRKVSDSIVKGVHYLMKKNNITEINGLGTFKDAKTIEISDGKDEGKSLTFDDVIIATGSVVRTLPGVELSENVVSYEEQILNSELPKKMVIVGGGAIGMEFAYVLANYGVELTLVEFMDRVLPNEDIEVSKVIAREYKKLGIKLLTGYKTTAVRDKGDVVEVDVESKDGKKSETLNVDRVLVSVGFAPRVEGFGLENTGVKLTERGAIDIDERMRTNVEGIYAIGDVTAKLQLAHVAEAQGVVAAETIADEETQELGDYMMMPRATFCNPQVASFGYTEEQAREKFADREIKVTSFPFTANGKAAGLAETAGFAKVVADAEFGEILGAHLVGANVSEMLAELTLAERFDLTATEISRNVHIHPTMSEAIKEAAHGIEGHMINL, encoded by the coding sequence GTGAGTGAACATTATGATGTAGTAGTCCTCGGCGCGGGCCCCGGTGGTTACGTTGCCGCAATTCGTGCGTCCCAGCTTGGCAAGAAGGTCGCAGTCGTGGAGAAGCAGTATTGGGGTGGCGTCTGCCTCAATGTCGGCTGTATCCCCTCCAAGGCTCTCCTGAAGAACGCCGAGGTGGCACACACCTTCAACCATGAAGCGAAGACCTTCGGCATCTCCGGTGAGGTTTCCTTTGATTTCGGGGTCGCCCACGGGCGTTCCCGCAAGGTGTCTGACAGCATCGTCAAGGGCGTCCATTACCTGATGAAGAAGAACAACATCACCGAGATCAACGGCCTGGGCACTTTCAAGGATGCCAAGACCATCGAGATCAGTGATGGCAAGGATGAGGGCAAGTCCCTCACCTTCGACGATGTCATCATCGCCACCGGCTCCGTCGTCCGCACCCTCCCGGGTGTGGAGCTCTCCGAGAACGTTGTCTCCTATGAGGAGCAGATCCTCAACAGTGAGCTGCCGAAGAAAATGGTCATCGTCGGTGGCGGCGCCATCGGCATGGAATTCGCTTATGTGCTGGCTAACTATGGCGTGGAACTGACCCTCGTCGAGTTCATGGACCGCGTCCTGCCGAATGAGGACATCGAGGTCTCCAAGGTCATCGCCCGGGAGTACAAGAAGCTGGGCATCAAGCTGCTGACCGGCTACAAGACCACCGCCGTCCGCGACAAGGGCGATGTCGTCGAGGTGGATGTCGAGTCCAAGGACGGCAAGAAGTCTGAGACCCTCAACGTCGACCGCGTGCTGGTCTCCGTCGGCTTCGCACCGCGGGTCGAGGGCTTCGGCCTGGAGAACACCGGTGTCAAGCTCACCGAGCGTGGCGCCATCGACATCGACGAGCGCATGCGCACCAACGTCGAGGGCATCTACGCGATCGGTGACGTCACCGCCAAGCTGCAGCTGGCACACGTCGCCGAGGCACAGGGTGTCGTCGCCGCCGAGACCATCGCTGATGAAGAGACCCAGGAACTGGGCGACTACATGATGATGCCGCGTGCCACCTTCTGTAACCCGCAGGTCGCATCCTTCGGTTACACCGAGGAGCAGGCCCGCGAGAAGTTCGCGGACCGCGAGATCAAGGTCACCAGTTTCCCCTTCACCGCCAACGGTAAGGCAGCCGGACTGGCCGAGACCGCCGGTTTCGCCAAGGTCGTCGCGGATGCCGAGTTCGGTGAGATCCTGGGTGCCCACCTGGTCGGTGCCAACGTCTCCGAGATGCTCGCCGAGTTGACCCTGGCAGAGCGTTTCGACCTGACCGCAACCGAGATCAGCCGTAACGTGCACATCCACCCGACCATGTCCGAGGCCATCAAGGAAGCCGCTCACGGCATTGAAGGCCACATGATCAACCTCTAG
- a CDS encoding prolyl oligopeptidase family serine peptidase: MTDSPSPDFLPGEIDPDLLLPIDSEAALDWARTWSTQTEAMVDADPLRAQLQEEILAALDNDERIPYVARRGEQLYNFWRDAEHSRGLWRTTDLASYLNGEPEWRVLIDLDALAAAEGENWVWKGAVVRRPADDRALVRLSRGGADAVVVREFDLHSGTFLEGNAFTLPEAKSDLSWLDLDTLLVGTDTGAGSLTTSGYPVEVRRWSRGTELAAAPLLAQGEATDVAVGAYVDPTPGFERVTVSRALDFYRSRTWVGDVGAELREVEVPEDCESITHRQWLFLLPRSDFAGIPAGGLGVIELESFLDGGREVAAVFTPDEATALQSLAFSENHLILTLLHNVSTQLKVVSLADPLGEQRRIELPELVTASVVATAALDGDEIWISASSFTEPATLYRLDLADSLRPVAVRSAPQVFDATGLETRQHWAISADGTKVPYFITGVFDGTPRPTLVGGYGGFEVSLTPGYAGVKGLSLLERGWFTVIPNLRGGGEFGPTWHSQAVKTNRVKVFEDHRAVIKDIQARGYTTPQLTAVRGGSNGGLLTSAALTRMPELLGAAVIQVPLTDMLRYHTWSAGASWMAEYGDPEIPEERAVIESYSPLHNVSPRTEREYPPALVTTSTRDDRVHPAHARLFARELARAAQPVVYHENIEGGHAGAADNTQVAAVESLIYSWLITQLSPQVGSPDDD, from the coding sequence ATGACTGATTCCCCCTCCCCCGACTTCCTTCCCGGCGAGATTGACCCGGATCTGCTGCTGCCCATCGACTCCGAGGCCGCCCTGGACTGGGCCCGCACCTGGTCCACGCAGACCGAGGCGATGGTGGATGCCGATCCGCTGCGCGCCCAGCTGCAGGAAGAGATTCTCGCCGCCCTGGACAATGATGAACGCATCCCCTACGTCGCCCGGCGCGGGGAGCAGCTCTATAACTTCTGGCGGGATGCCGAGCACAGCCGGGGGTTGTGGCGCACCACCGATCTGGCTTCCTACCTGAATGGGGAGCCGGAGTGGCGGGTGCTGATTGACCTGGATGCGCTGGCCGCGGCGGAGGGTGAGAACTGGGTGTGGAAGGGTGCGGTGGTGCGCCGCCCGGCGGATGACCGTGCCCTGGTTCGGTTGTCCCGGGGTGGTGCGGATGCTGTGGTGGTGCGCGAATTTGATCTGCACAGCGGGACTTTCCTCGAGGGCAATGCCTTCACCCTGCCGGAAGCGAAGTCCGATCTGAGTTGGCTGGACCTCGACACCCTGTTGGTGGGTACCGATACCGGTGCGGGTTCCTTGACCACCTCTGGTTATCCGGTGGAGGTGCGTCGCTGGTCCCGGGGTACTGAACTGGCTGCCGCACCCCTGCTGGCCCAGGGTGAGGCCACTGATGTGGCGGTGGGCGCCTATGTGGACCCCACCCCCGGTTTTGAGCGGGTCACGGTGTCCCGGGCCCTGGATTTCTACCGCTCCCGCACCTGGGTCGGGGATGTTGGTGCTGAGCTGCGGGAGGTTGAGGTCCCGGAGGACTGTGAGAGCATCACCCACCGCCAGTGGCTCTTCCTGCTGCCCCGCAGTGATTTCGCCGGCATTCCGGCCGGTGGGCTGGGTGTCATCGAGCTCGAGAGTTTCCTCGACGGCGGCCGTGAGGTGGCGGCGGTGTTCACCCCGGATGAGGCCACCGCGCTGCAGTCCCTGGCCTTTAGCGAGAACCACCTGATCCTGACCCTGCTGCACAATGTCTCCACCCAGCTGAAGGTGGTGTCGCTGGCGGATCCCCTGGGCGAGCAGCGCCGCATTGAGCTTCCCGAGCTGGTCACCGCCTCGGTGGTGGCCACCGCCGCGCTGGACGGGGATGAGATCTGGATCAGTGCCTCCTCCTTCACCGAACCCGCCACCCTCTACCGCCTGGATCTGGCGGATTCGCTGCGTCCGGTGGCGGTCCGCAGCGCCCCGCAGGTCTTCGATGCCACCGGCCTGGAGACCCGCCAGCACTGGGCGATCTCCGCTGATGGCACGAAGGTCCCCTACTTCATCACCGGTGTCTTCGACGGCACCCCCCGACCCACCCTGGTGGGTGGTTATGGCGGTTTCGAGGTGTCACTGACCCCCGGTTATGCCGGGGTGAAGGGACTGTCACTGTTGGAGCGTGGCTGGTTCACGGTGATCCCCAACCTGCGTGGCGGAGGTGAATTCGGCCCCACCTGGCATTCCCAGGCGGTGAAGACCAACCGGGTGAAGGTCTTCGAGGATCATCGTGCCGTGATCAAGGACATCCAGGCCCGAGGTTACACCACCCCGCAGTTGACGGCCGTCCGGGGTGGTTCCAATGGTGGGCTGCTCACCTCCGCGGCACTGACCCGGATGCCGGAACTGCTCGGTGCGGCCGTCATCCAGGTGCCCCTGACCGATATGCTGCGCTATCACACCTGGTCAGCCGGGGCGAGCTGGATGGCGGAGTACGGCGACCCGGAGATCCCGGAGGAGCGTGCGGTGATCGAGTCCTACTCCCCGCTGCACAATGTCTCCCCACGCACGGAGCGGGAGTACCCCCCGGCGCTGGTGACCACCTCCACCCGGGATGACCGCGTCCACCCCGCCCACGCCCGGCTCTTCGCCCGAGAACTGGCCCGGGCCGCCCAGCCGGTGGTCTATCACGAGAACATTGAGGGTGGTCACGCCGGAGCCGCGGACAACACCCAGGTGGCTGCGGTGGAGTCCCTGATCTACTCGTGGTTGATCACGCAGCTTTCACCCCAGGTAGGATCTCCAGACGATGACTAG
- a CDS encoding succinate dehydrogenase/fumarate reductase iron-sulfur subunit, which translates to MKLTLDIWRQEGPNHAGHFETVEVPDAVPQMSILELLDHVNNRYTEENKEPFAFGSDCREGICGTCGLTVNGRPHGAEQNTPACQQRLVNYNDGDHLKIEPMRSAAFPVIRDMVIDRSALDRVMQQGGYVSINAGTAPDADTLHTNHQTAELALDHAACIGCGACVAACPNGAAHLFTGAKLVHLKLSPLGKEERGKRARQMIDDMETNFGPCSLYGECADVCPAGIPLTAVAAINKERARAAFSAKDN; encoded by the coding sequence ATGAAGCTGACACTGGATATCTGGCGTCAGGAAGGACCGAACCACGCGGGTCACTTCGAGACCGTTGAGGTCCCGGACGCTGTTCCGCAGATGTCTATCCTGGAGCTCCTGGATCACGTCAACAACCGCTACACCGAAGAAAACAAGGAACCCTTCGCCTTCGGTTCCGACTGCCGCGAGGGCATCTGCGGTACCTGTGGCCTGACCGTCAACGGTCGTCCCCACGGTGCTGAGCAGAACACCCCCGCCTGCCAGCAGCGCCTGGTCAACTACAACGATGGCGACCACCTGAAGATCGAGCCGATGCGCTCCGCCGCATTCCCGGTCATCCGCGACATGGTCATCGACCGTTCCGCCCTGGACCGCGTCATGCAGCAGGGTGGCTACGTCTCCATCAACGCCGGCACCGCCCCGGATGCCGACACCCTGCACACCAACCACCAGACCGCCGAGCTCGCGCTCGACCACGCGGCCTGCATCGGTTGTGGTGCCTGTGTCGCAGCTTGCCCGAACGGTGCCGCGCACCTGTTCACCGGTGCCAAGCTGGTCCACCTGAAGCTGAGCCCGCTCGGCAAGGAGGAGCGCGGTAAGCGTGCCCGTCAGATGATTGACGACATGGAGACCAACTTCGGTCCCTGCTCCCTCTACGGTGAGTGCGCCGATGTCTGCCCGGCGGGTATCCCGCTGACCGCAGTCGCAGCCATCAACAAGGAGCGGGCACGTGCGGCCTTCTCCGCAAAGGACAACTAA
- the ramB gene encoding acetate metabolism transcriptional regulator RamB, which translates to MAKTYVGSRLRQLRRERDLSQASLAATLGLSASYVNQIEHDVRPLTVPVLLRITEAFGVDATFFSRDDDSRLLAEIQDVITDQEINQSPVELQELSELVYNHPVIARTLVDMHRRYSNVRDKLSIATDTRRSSDPSDGKLASQALSMPHEEVRDFFYARKNYLDELDLRAEDISRQLNVTLFDVRATEDALSRRLQVEHGVQVSTRTSNEGTLHRYDPATRELWLDSQLSPGQRAFRMAQELAYLECNPILESLVASGNFTSEASEQLALRGVASYFAAAVMLPYRTFHAEAEKSGYDVEFLCQMFGVGYETVASRLSTLQRPNLRGIPFTFVRVDRAGNMSKRQSATGLHFTSSGGTCPLWAIYETFSNPGSIVRQFAQMPDGRNYLWVARTVQHHQGRFGESGKLFSIGLGCEARHADRTVYARGFDLTDMSQATPIGAGCRVCSRKNCAQRAFPQVHEPVVIDAHSSTVAPY; encoded by the coding sequence ATGGCTAAGACTTATGTAGGTTCACGTCTGCGTCAGCTGCGTCGGGAGCGGGATCTCAGCCAGGCGTCACTGGCTGCGACCCTCGGTCTCTCTGCAAGTTATGTGAACCAGATTGAACACGATGTCCGTCCTCTGACGGTTCCCGTTCTACTCCGCATCACCGAAGCTTTCGGTGTCGACGCAACCTTCTTCTCCCGGGACGATGACTCCCGCCTCCTGGCTGAGATCCAGGACGTGATCACCGACCAGGAGATCAACCAGTCCCCCGTGGAACTCCAGGAGCTCTCCGAGCTGGTGTACAACCACCCGGTGATCGCCCGCACCCTGGTTGACATGCACCGCCGTTATAGCAATGTCCGCGACAAACTCTCCATCGCCACCGACACCCGTCGTTCCTCCGACCCCTCCGACGGCAAACTCGCCTCCCAGGCACTGTCCATGCCCCATGAGGAGGTGCGCGACTTCTTCTATGCCCGCAAGAACTACCTCGATGAACTCGACCTGCGCGCCGAGGACATCTCCCGTCAGCTCAACGTCACGCTTTTCGACGTCCGCGCCACCGAGGACGCTCTCTCCCGCCGCCTCCAGGTCGAACATGGGGTCCAGGTGAGCACCCGCACCAGCAATGAGGGCACCCTCCACCGCTATGACCCCGCCACCCGGGAACTCTGGCTCGACTCCCAGCTCTCCCCCGGTCAGCGGGCCTTCCGCATGGCGCAGGAACTGGCCTACCTGGAGTGCAACCCCATCCTGGAGTCCCTGGTCGCCAGCGGTAACTTCACCTCCGAGGCCTCCGAGCAGCTCGCCCTGCGTGGCGTGGCCAGTTACTTCGCGGCGGCCGTGATGCTGCCCTACCGCACCTTCCACGCCGAGGCCGAGAAATCGGGTTATGACGTGGAGTTCCTCTGCCAGATGTTCGGCGTGGGTTATGAGACCGTGGCCAGCCGACTGTCCACCCTGCAGCGCCCCAACCTGCGTGGCATCCCCTTCACCTTTGTCCGGGTGGACCGGGCCGGCAACATGTCCAAGCGGCAGTCCGCCACCGGTCTGCACTTCACCAGCTCCGGCGGCACCTGCCCGCTCTGGGCCATCTACGAGACCTTCAGTAACCCGGGCAGCATCGTCCGCCAGTTCGCTCAGATGCCCGATGGCCGCAACTACCTCTGGGTGGCGCGCACCGTCCAGCACCACCAGGGCCGTTTCGGGGAATCCGGCAAGCTCTTCTCCATCGGCCTGGGCTGCGAGGCCCGCCATGCGGACCGCACCGTCTACGCCAGGGGTTTCGACCTCACCGACATGTCCCAGGCCACCCCCATCGGTGCTGGTTGTCGGGTGTGCTCCCGCAAGAACTGCGCCCAGCGCGCTTTCCCGCAGGTGCATGAGCCGGTGGTCATCGACGCCCACTCCTCCACCGTCGCCCCCTACTAA
- a CDS encoding succinate dehydrogenase cytochrome b subunit — protein sequence MTVTNADRDAIAHGKITEKPLRERPKYPTWALKLTMAVTGLLFGFYVLVHMVGNMKVFMSPYADGSHPLNTYGEWLRTMGDPILPREGFLWLFRIVLLVAVVLHVYGAFALNKRASESRGKFRRTNLVGGLNSFSTRTMLITGIILLAFIIFHILDLTMGVTPAAAEVFQHGEIYANLIASFSRWWVAAFYIIAMVVLFFHLSHGIWLAVSDLGIVGKRWRAILLFVAYLVPAVVMIGNISIPLSVAFGWIG from the coding sequence ATGACTGTTACGAATGCAGACCGTGACGCAATCGCTCACGGCAAGATTACTGAAAAGCCGCTGCGTGAGCGGCCGAAATACCCGACCTGGGCGCTGAAGCTGACGATGGCCGTCACCGGCCTGCTCTTCGGCTTTTATGTTCTTGTCCACATGGTGGGAAACATGAAGGTTTTCATGTCCCCCTACGCGGACGGCTCTCACCCACTGAATACCTACGGTGAGTGGTTGCGCACCATGGGTGACCCCATTCTTCCTCGTGAGGGATTCCTGTGGCTCTTCCGCATCGTCCTGCTGGTCGCTGTGGTGCTCCACGTTTATGGTGCCTTCGCGCTGAATAAGCGGGCCAGCGAATCTCGCGGCAAGTTCCGTCGCACCAACCTGGTTGGTGGCCTGAACTCCTTCTCTACCCGCACCATGCTGATCACCGGCATCATCCTGCTGGCCTTCATCATCTTCCACATCCTGGACCTGACCATGGGTGTGACCCCGGCTGCGGCCGAGGTCTTCCAGCACGGTGAGATCTACGCCAACCTGATCGCCAGCTTCTCCCGCTGGTGGGTTGCCGCCTTCTACATCATCGCCATGGTGGTTCTCTTCTTCCACCTCTCCCACGGCATCTGGCTCGCAGTGAGCGACCTGGGCATCGTGGGTAAGCGTTGGCGGGCAATCCTCCTGTTCGTGGCTTACCTGGTTCCCGCGGTCGTCATGATCGGCAACATCTCTATCCCGCTGTCCGTCGCCTTCGGCTGGATCGGTTAA
- a CDS encoding fumarate reductase/succinate dehydrogenase flavoprotein subunit, whose amino-acid sequence MSSNTETVANQEFQHPTSVVQGVVPGTVLDSNQPVGVPTKDMWQYNKDHMNLVSPLNRRKFKILVVGTGLSGGAAAAALGELGYDVKVFTYHDAPRRAHSIAAQGGVNSARGKKVDNDSAYRHVKDTVKGGDYRGRESDCWRLAIESARVIDHMNAIGAPFAREYGGALATRSFGGVQVSRTYYTRGQTGQQLQLSTASALQRQIHLGTVEIFTHNEMVDLIVTEHEGKKRTEGLIMRNLITGELRAHTGHAVILATGGYGNVYHMSTLAKNSNAGALMRAYEQGAYFASPSFIQFHPTGLPVNATWQSKTILMSESLRNDGRIWSPKEKGDERDPNSIPEEDRDYFLERRYPAFGNLVPRDVASRAISQQINAGYGIGPLKNSAYLDFTDAMERLGVDTIRERYSNLFQMYEEAIGEDPYSTPMRIAPTCHFTMGGLWTDFNEMTSIDGLFAAGEASWTYHGANRLGANSLLSASVDGWFTLPFTVPNYLAPLLGTDAPAEDSPAAQEALARAQARIDNLLNTKGPNPHGADYYHRKLGEILYFACGVSRNVKDLTQAIKDIQELREDFRTNVQVPGEQNYMNQALEYAARVADYIDLGELMCVDALDRDESCGAHFRDDHLSEDGEAERDDENWCFVSAWEPAGEGNFVRHAEPLSFESIPLQTRNYK is encoded by the coding sequence ATGAGCTCTAACACTGAAACCGTTGCGAATCAGGAATTCCAGCACCCGACCTCCGTGGTCCAGGGTGTTGTGCCTGGTACGGTTCTGGACTCCAACCAGCCCGTTGGTGTTCCGACCAAGGATATGTGGCAGTACAACAAGGACCACATGAACCTGGTCTCTCCGCTGAACCGCCGCAAGTTCAAGATCCTCGTCGTCGGCACCGGCCTCTCCGGTGGTGCTGCCGCAGCCGCCCTCGGCGAGCTGGGCTACGACGTCAAGGTCTTCACCTACCACGATGCACCGCGTCGTGCGCACTCCATCGCCGCCCAGGGTGGTGTCAACTCCGCCCGTGGCAAGAAGGTGGACAATGACTCCGCCTACCGCCACGTCAAGGACACCGTCAAGGGTGGCGACTACCGTGGCCGCGAGTCCGACTGCTGGCGTCTGGCCATCGAGTCCGCCCGCGTCATCGACCACATGAACGCCATCGGCGCCCCCTTCGCCCGCGAATACGGCGGCGCCCTGGCCACCCGTTCCTTCGGTGGTGTGCAGGTCTCCCGTACCTACTACACCCGTGGCCAGACGGGGCAGCAGCTGCAGCTGTCGACCGCTTCGGCACTGCAGCGCCAGATCCACCTCGGCACCGTCGAGATCTTCACCCACAATGAGATGGTTGACCTGATCGTCACCGAACATGAGGGCAAGAAGCGCACCGAGGGTCTGATCATGCGCAACCTCATCACCGGTGAGCTGCGCGCCCACACCGGCCATGCGGTCATCCTGGCCACCGGTGGTTACGGCAACGTGTACCACATGTCCACCCTGGCCAAGAACTCCAACGCCGGCGCCCTCATGCGCGCCTACGAGCAGGGTGCCTACTTCGCCTCTCCCTCCTTCATCCAGTTCCACCCGACCGGCCTGCCGGTCAACGCGACCTGGCAGTCGAAGACCATTCTGATGTCGGAGTCCCTGCGCAACGACGGCCGCATCTGGTCTCCCAAGGAAAAGGGCGACGAGCGCGACCCGAACAGCATCCCCGAGGAGGATCGCGATTACTTCCTGGAGCGCCGATACCCGGCCTTCGGCAACCTGGTCCCGCGTGACGTCGCCTCCCGTGCCATCTCCCAGCAGATCAATGCCGGCTACGGCATCGGCCCGCTGAAGAACTCCGCTTACCTGGACTTCACTGATGCCATGGAGCGTCTGGGCGTGGACACCATCCGCGAGCGTTACTCCAACCTCTTCCAGATGTATGAAGAGGCCATCGGCGAGGATCCCTACTCCACCCCGATGCGTATCGCCCCGACCTGCCACTTCACCATGGGTGGCCTGTGGACCGACTTCAACGAGATGACCTCCATCGACGGCCTCTTCGCCGCCGGTGAGGCCTCCTGGACCTACCACGGTGCAAACCGTCTGGGTGCTAACTCGCTGCTGTCCGCATCCGTCGACGGCTGGTTCACCTTGCCCTTCACCGTGCCGAACTACCTGGCGCCGTTGCTGGGTACCGACGCCCCGGCCGAGGATTCCCCGGCCGCCCAGGAAGCCCTGGCACGTGCGCAGGCACGCATCGACAACCTGCTCAACACCAAGGGCCCGAACCCGCACGGTGCGGACTACTACCACCGCAAGCTCGGTGAGATCCTCTACTTCGCCTGTGGTGTCTCCCGTAACGTCAAGGACCTGACCCAGGCCATCAAGGACATCCAGGAACTGCGTGAGGACTTCCGCACCAACGTGCAGGTCCCCGGTGAGCAGAACTACATGAACCAGGCACTGGAGTACGCCGCACGCGTGGCTGACTACATCGACCTGGGTGAGCTCATGTGTGTCGACGCCCTCGACCGCGATGAGTCCTGTGGCGCACACTTCCGCGATGACCACCTCTCTGAGGATGGCGAAGCAGAGCGTGATGATGAGAACTGGTGCTTCGTCTCCGCATGGGAGCCGGCCGGCGAGGGCAATTTCGTCCGCCACGCTGAGCCCCTCTCCTTCGAATCCATCCCGCTGCAGACAAGGAACTACAAGTAA
- a CDS encoding alpha/beta hydrolase — MKFLHRLAAPLAVLSICVTAAAGGMPLAGAGTMGEPTPADLAAGAPVSEIYPETAPVTADSPEWRHQLHADTSGRIEELIATSPAMDGREISLAVIRAEQPGAPTMYMLNGADGGEGGANWIQQTDILDFFLDKNVNVVIPMEGAFSYYTDWVTEHPGLGGKQRWETFLTRELPVPIESHLQANNDRAITGMSMSATSSLLLAQHNPGFYAAVGSFSGCAATSNPVGYLAMQTTLDRAGTSPEQVWGPRGTANWHYNDALINAAELRGTEIYVSNGSGLAGKWDLPSSPRLQEFNQIQVSAAMAETIVVGGAIEAVTNTCTHDLATALAAEDIPATFSFRPTGTHSWGYWQQDLWDSWPTFARALNLS; from the coding sequence ATGAAATTTCTGCACCGCCTGGCCGCCCCACTTGCCGTCCTCAGCATCTGCGTCACCGCAGCTGCCGGGGGCATGCCCCTCGCCGGCGCCGGAACCATGGGTGAGCCGACCCCGGCGGATCTGGCGGCCGGGGCCCCGGTTTCGGAGATCTACCCGGAAACCGCCCCGGTAACCGCGGACTCCCCGGAATGGCGGCACCAGCTCCACGCCGACACCTCCGGCCGGATCGAGGAACTGATCGCCACCTCGCCCGCCATGGATGGTCGGGAGATATCGCTGGCGGTGATCCGCGCGGAACAGCCCGGTGCCCCGACCATGTACATGCTCAATGGTGCCGACGGTGGCGAGGGCGGGGCGAACTGGATCCAACAGACCGACATCCTCGACTTCTTCCTGGACAAGAACGTCAATGTGGTCATCCCCATGGAGGGTGCCTTCTCCTACTACACGGACTGGGTCACGGAACATCCCGGCCTGGGTGGCAAGCAGCGCTGGGAAACTTTCCTGACCAGGGAGCTGCCCGTCCCCATCGAGTCCCACCTGCAGGCCAATAATGACCGTGCCATCACCGGTATGTCCATGTCGGCCACTTCTTCCCTCCTGCTGGCCCAGCACAATCCTGGGTTCTATGCGGCGGTGGGTTCTTTCTCGGGGTGTGCCGCAACATCCAACCCGGTGGGTTATCTGGCAATGCAGACCACCCTCGACCGGGCCGGCACGAGCCCCGAGCAGGTCTGGGGCCCCCGGGGCACCGCCAACTGGCACTACAATGACGCCCTGATCAACGCCGCTGAGCTGCGCGGCACAGAAATCTATGTTTCCAATGGCTCCGGTCTGGCCGGGAAGTGGGATCTGCCCTCCAGCCCCCGGCTGCAGGAATTCAACCAGATCCAGGTGTCCGCCGCCATGGCGGAGACCATCGTGGTCGGGGGTGCGATCGAGGCGGTCACCAACACCTGCACCCATGACCTGGCCACCGCACTGGCCGCCGAGGACATTCCCGCCACCTTCAGTTTCCGCCCCACCGGCACCCACTCCTGGGGTTATTGGCAGCAGGATCTCTGGGACTCCTGGCCGACCTTCGCCCGCGCCCTCAACCTCTCCTGA